The following coding sequences lie in one Desulfobacteraceae bacterium genomic window:
- a CDS encoding response regulator: MAAKVLIVEDDSSILVPLTFLLEQNGYEVSTAADGEEALAAVARSAPDLVLLDIMMPRLDGYAVCQAIRENPEWGGIKIVLLSAKAGEMDVAKGMALGADAFISKPFANAEITATVQRLLTGPA; encoded by the coding sequence ATGGCCGCCAAAGTCCTGATCGTCGAGGATGACAGCAGCATCCTGGTTCCCCTCACGTTTTTGCTGGAGCAAAACGGCTATGAGGTCAGCACCGCCGCCGACGGGGAGGAGGCCCTGGCGGCGGTGGCGCGTTCTGCCCCCGATCTGGTCCTGCTGGATATCATGATGCCCCGCCTGGACGGCTATGCGGTCTGCCAGGCGATCCGCGAAAATCCCGAATGGGGCGGGATCAAGATCGTACTGCTCTCCGCCAAGGCCGGCGAAATGGACGTCGCCAAAGGCATGGCCCTCGGGGCGGACGCCTTTATCTCCAAACCCTTCGCCAATGCCGAGATCACGGCCACCGTGCAGCGGCTGCTGACGGGGCCGGCATGA
- a CDS encoding sodium:solute symporter family protein — protein GFKDTKETIERQAEIRGWLDSVDEPSESGKQWRKVMKIAVPVWYFFAIGPACILGNNAFAFAGFSPLWSWQIAWWIVGIVMMWALCFKAEMSTTNETQIERANKETMIVVRET, from the coding sequence GGTTTCAAGGACACCAAGGAGACCATCGAGCGCCAAGCAGAGATCCGGGGATGGCTGGACAGTGTCGATGAGCCCAGCGAGAGCGGCAAACAGTGGCGCAAGGTGATGAAGATCGCCGTTCCGGTGTGGTATTTCTTCGCCATCGGGCCGGCCTGTATTTTAGGCAACAACGCCTTTGCCTTCGCCGGCTTCTCACCGCTGTGGTCCTGGCAAATCGCCTGGTGGATCGTCGGCATCGTCATGATGTGGGCGCTGTGCTTCAAGGCCGAGATGTCCACCACCAACGAGACCCAGATTGAGCGGGCCAACAAGGAAACCATGATCGTGGTCAGGGAAACCTGA